TCGGCTCCTCCGGCGCCCCCACTCACGCTCcgtctctgccccttctctcatCCCTGCAGCGAGGAGGCGAAGAGCACCACCTGGCTGCACCCCGTCACCGGCGAGGCCGTGGTTACCGGACACCGGCGGCAGAGCACAGGTAACGCTGAGCCCGGCCGGGCCCGAGCGGAGTTGGGCTCCGCCGGGAGGAGGCGGCAGAGCTCCGGCCGCCCGCCTCCCCGCAACCTGCCCCCAGC
This window of the Ailuropoda melanoleuca isolate Jingjing unplaced genomic scaffold, ASM200744v2 unplaced-scaffold57464, whole genome shotgun sequence genome carries:
- the LOC117799794 gene encoding pleckstrin homology domain-containing family A member 5-like, with protein sequence MAADLNLEWICSLPRSWTYGITRGGRVFFINEEAKSTTWLHPVTGEAVVTGHRRQSTGNAEPGRARAELGSAGRRRQSSGRPPPRNLPPAAVPGRRRGGAEAGGGGRR